The proteins below are encoded in one region of Ereboglobus luteus:
- a CDS encoding efflux RND transporter permease subunit, giving the protein MAKFFIDRPVFAWVIAIFMMLAGLLSINTLSVSQYPDVSPPAISISAMYPGASAKTVQDSVAQIIEQQMTGIDNMRYMESTSNSDGSLSMTITFEVGTDPDIAQMQVQNKMQLALPLLPDEVQDQGVTVQKATRNFLMMVSFYSTDNSMSDSDIADYVETQVRDPLSRVAGVGDVQFFGAKYAMRIWVNPHALTNYNMSISEVLAAISAQNAQVSVGELSGTPSPKGQRLTATITAQTYLTTAEEFENIMVRVNPDGSQVLLKDVARIEKDKQSYYFEARYKGQPSAGCGIKLASGANALATSDRIHAEVENLSKFFPPSLAAIYPMDTAPFVRISIEEVVKTLIEAIVLVFLVMFLFLQNIRATIIPTIAVPVVLLGTFAVLGVFGFTINTLTMFGLVLAIGLLVDDAIVVVENVERVMSEEGLSPKEATKKSMGQITGALVGIAMVLAAVFTPMAFFGGSTGVIYRQFSITIASAMILSVVIAIVLTPALCATMLKPVKTGAHGEKKRGFFGWFNKVFERGTNGYERSVAGIVKRPLRIMLIYVGITVAMGLIFVRLPKSFLPSEDQGYAVMQAILPPGSTQEQTVNVLKEVERYFLEEEKDAVETIFTICGFSFGGRGQNASLGFIKLYDWDERIDSSFSAKVRKLFGIKSDKKDNSVDAVVGRAMAHFSKIKVALTFAFTPPAIAELGVAGGFEMRLLDREGMGHDALTAARQQLIYSANMDPAYNQNLAAVRLNGMDDTPQFHLNIDLEKVSALGLSIAEVNQTLSIGWASRYIGDFIDRGRVKKIYIQGDAPYRMMPEDIGLWYARNNKGEMVPFSDFTTTHWEYGSTALDRFNGFPSVTIQGSEFPGKSTGLAMDTMEQIVSEKLPAGVSVAWSGLSYEEKQSGAQAGPLYAISLIVVFLCLAALYESWTVPISVILVVPLGLIGAVLAVWSRNMTNDVYFQVGMITTVGLSCKNAILIVEFAKDAFDEGMGLLEATVHAAKLRLRPILMTSLAFGCGVVPLAISTGAGAGSQNAIGTSVLGGVVTGTILALFFVPVLFVVVTKLFRSKPNKIEKANS; this is encoded by the coding sequence ATGGCCAAATTTTTTATCGACCGCCCCGTGTTCGCATGGGTTATCGCTATCTTCATGATGCTGGCGGGCCTGTTGTCCATCAACACGCTTTCCGTCTCGCAATATCCCGACGTCTCGCCGCCCGCGATTTCGATCAGCGCGATGTATCCCGGCGCCTCCGCAAAAACCGTGCAGGACAGCGTCGCCCAGATCATCGAGCAACAGATGACGGGCATCGACAACATGCGCTACATGGAATCGACGAGCAACAGCGACGGCTCGCTCTCGATGACCATCACCTTCGAGGTCGGCACCGACCCCGACATCGCGCAAATGCAGGTGCAAAACAAGATGCAACTCGCCCTCCCGCTCCTGCCCGACGAAGTGCAGGACCAGGGCGTGACCGTGCAAAAAGCCACGCGCAACTTCCTCATGATGGTGTCCTTCTACTCGACGGACAACTCCATGTCGGACTCCGACATCGCCGACTATGTCGAGACACAGGTGCGCGACCCTCTCAGCCGCGTGGCCGGCGTCGGTGACGTGCAGTTCTTCGGCGCCAAGTATGCCATGCGCATCTGGGTCAACCCGCACGCCCTCACCAACTACAACATGAGCATATCCGAGGTGCTCGCCGCCATCTCGGCGCAAAACGCCCAGGTCTCCGTCGGCGAGCTCAGCGGCACGCCCTCGCCCAAGGGCCAGCGCCTCACCGCCACCATCACCGCGCAGACCTACCTCACCACCGCCGAGGAATTTGAAAACATCATGGTGCGCGTCAACCCCGACGGCTCGCAAGTGCTCCTCAAGGACGTCGCCCGCATCGAGAAGGACAAGCAGAGCTACTACTTCGAGGCGCGCTACAAGGGCCAGCCCTCCGCCGGTTGCGGCATCAAACTCGCCTCCGGCGCCAACGCGCTCGCCACCTCCGATCGCATCCACGCCGAGGTCGAAAACCTTTCCAAGTTTTTCCCGCCCAGCCTCGCCGCCATCTACCCGATGGACACCGCGCCCTTCGTGCGCATCTCGATCGAGGAGGTCGTCAAGACCCTCATCGAGGCGATCGTGCTCGTGTTCCTCGTCATGTTCCTCTTCCTGCAAAACATCCGCGCCACGATCATCCCCACGATCGCCGTGCCCGTGGTGTTGCTCGGCACGTTCGCCGTGCTCGGAGTCTTCGGGTTCACCATCAACACGCTCACCATGTTCGGCCTCGTGCTCGCCATCGGCCTGCTGGTTGACGACGCCATCGTCGTCGTCGAAAACGTCGAGCGCGTCATGTCCGAGGAAGGATTGTCGCCGAAGGAGGCGACGAAAAAATCAATGGGCCAGATCACCGGCGCGCTCGTCGGCATCGCCATGGTGCTCGCCGCGGTGTTCACCCCGATGGCGTTCTTCGGCGGATCGACCGGCGTCATTTACCGGCAGTTCTCGATCACCATCGCCTCGGCCATGATCCTCTCGGTGGTCATCGCCATCGTGCTCACGCCCGCCCTCTGCGCCACCATGCTCAAGCCCGTCAAGACCGGCGCCCATGGCGAAAAGAAGCGCGGCTTCTTCGGCTGGTTCAACAAGGTCTTCGAGCGCGGCACCAACGGTTACGAGCGCAGCGTCGCGGGCATCGTCAAGCGCCCCCTGCGCATCATGCTCATCTACGTCGGCATCACCGTCGCCATGGGCCTCATCTTCGTGCGCCTCCCGAAATCATTCCTTCCCTCGGAGGACCAGGGCTACGCCGTCATGCAGGCCATCCTGCCCCCCGGCTCCACCCAGGAGCAGACCGTCAACGTGCTCAAGGAGGTGGAACGCTACTTCCTTGAGGAGGAAAAGGACGCCGTCGAAACCATCTTCACCATTTGCGGATTCAGCTTCGGCGGCCGCGGCCAGAACGCCTCCCTCGGCTTCATCAAACTGTATGACTGGGACGAGCGCATAGATAGCAGCTTCTCCGCCAAGGTGCGCAAACTGTTCGGCATAAAGAGCGACAAAAAAGACAACAGCGTCGACGCCGTCGTCGGCCGCGCCATGGCGCACTTCAGCAAGATCAAAGTCGCGCTCACCTTCGCCTTCACGCCCCCCGCCATCGCCGAGCTCGGCGTTGCCGGCGGCTTCGAAATGCGACTCCTCGACCGCGAGGGCATGGGGCACGACGCGCTCACCGCCGCGCGCCAGCAACTCATCTATTCCGCGAACATGGATCCCGCCTACAACCAGAATCTGGCCGCGGTGCGCCTCAACGGCATGGACGACACCCCGCAATTCCACCTCAACATTGACCTCGAAAAAGTCAGCGCCCTCGGCCTCTCCATCGCCGAGGTGAACCAGACCCTCTCCATCGGCTGGGCCTCGCGCTACATCGGCGACTTTATCGACCGCGGACGCGTCAAGAAAATCTACATCCAGGGCGACGCCCCATACCGCATGATGCCCGAGGACATCGGCCTCTGGTATGCGCGCAACAACAAGGGTGAAATGGTGCCCTTCTCGGACTTCACCACCACCCACTGGGAATACGGCTCCACCGCGCTCGACCGCTTCAACGGCTTTCCCTCCGTCACCATCCAGGGCAGCGAATTCCCCGGCAAAAGCACCGGCCTCGCCATGGACACCATGGAGCAAATCGTAAGCGAAAAACTCCCCGCCGGCGTCAGCGTCGCCTGGAGCGGACTCTCCTACGAGGAAAAGCAGTCCGGCGCGCAAGCCGGCCCGCTCTACGCCATCTCGCTCATCGTCGTGTTCCTCTGTCTTGCCGCGCTCTATGAAAGCTGGACGGTGCCCATCTCCGTCATCCTCGTCGTGCCGCTCGGCCTCATCGGCGCCGTGCTCGCCGTATGGTCGCGCAACATGACCAACGACGTTTATTTCCAAGTCGGCATGATCACCACCGTCGGTCTCTCTTGTAAGAACGCGATTCTGATCGTCGAATTTGCGAAGGACGCCTTTGACGAGGGCATGGGGCTGCTCGAAGCCACCGTGCACGCCGCCAAGCTCCGCTTGCGCCCGATTCTGATGACCTCGCTCGCCTTCGGCTGCGGCGTCGTCCCGCTCGCCATCTCCACCGGCGCGGGCGCCGGCTCGCAAAACGCCATCGGCACCAGCGTGCTCGGCGGTGTTGTCACCGGCACCATCCTCGCGCTCTTCTTCGTTCCGGTGCTCTTCGTCGTCGTCACGAAACTCTTCCGCAGCAAGCCGAACAAGATCGAAAAAGCGAACTCCTGA
- a CDS encoding efflux transporter outer membrane subunit — MKTKTLTLGAIALVLLAGCTMAPKYEQPSLPVETAYAGATDEPAAVKDIAWQDFFGDPRLQSIIKLTLENNRDLRVAALRVEQAAAQYRIERAALLPTVAGSGGYTRSRTPAEFSMSRQPSTGNQFTVGVGIASYELDFFGRVRSLKDAALETYLATEEARRSSEITLIAGVASQYLAERALDEQLVIAEDTLKTVEDSYDLIKKMYDGEVVSELDLKTAETQVHSTRASVADIKRQLAQARNALVLLVGAPLPADLPAPLPLGRQGIIAELPAGVPSDLLTRRPDILQAEHTLRSANASIGAARAAFFPSISLTGNGGFGSVELDNLFKSDSFMWSFAPSINVPIFTGGRLKANLAVTEANQKIMLAQYEKTIQTAFKEVSDALVARTTYVDQIKAQELRVASEQRRYDLSDTRYKQGVDSYLTVLTAQQGLFSAQQGLVQARLAQLANYVTLYKSLGGGWVQQQQQ; from the coding sequence ATGAAGACGAAAACTTTAACCCTTGGCGCCATCGCGCTCGTGCTCCTCGCCGGCTGCACCATGGCGCCGAAATACGAGCAGCCGTCCCTGCCCGTCGAGACCGCCTACGCCGGCGCGACCGACGAGCCCGCCGCGGTGAAGGACATCGCGTGGCAGGATTTCTTCGGCGATCCGCGCCTGCAATCAATCATCAAGCTCACGCTCGAAAACAACCGCGACCTGCGCGTCGCCGCGCTCCGCGTCGAGCAGGCTGCCGCGCAATACCGCATCGAACGCGCCGCGCTCCTGCCCACCGTCGCCGGCTCGGGCGGCTACACCCGCTCGCGCACACCCGCGGAGTTTTCCATGAGCAGGCAGCCCTCGACGGGCAACCAGTTCACCGTCGGCGTAGGCATCGCGTCCTACGAACTCGATTTCTTCGGACGCGTTCGCAGCCTCAAGGACGCCGCGCTCGAAACCTACCTCGCCACCGAGGAGGCGCGCCGCAGCTCCGAGATCACGCTCATCGCCGGCGTGGCCTCGCAATACCTCGCCGAGCGAGCGCTCGACGAGCAGCTCGTCATCGCGGAGGACACGCTCAAAACTGTCGAGGACTCTTACGACCTCATCAAAAAAATGTATGACGGCGAAGTGGTTTCGGAGCTCGACCTGAAGACCGCCGAGACGCAAGTCCACAGCACGCGCGCCAGCGTGGCCGACATCAAGCGCCAGCTCGCGCAAGCCCGCAACGCGCTCGTGCTCCTCGTCGGCGCGCCGCTTCCCGCCGACCTCCCCGCGCCGCTCCCGCTCGGACGGCAGGGCATCATCGCCGAGCTTCCCGCCGGCGTGCCCTCCGACCTGCTCACGCGCCGCCCCGACATCCTCCAGGCCGAGCACACGCTCCGCAGCGCCAACGCCAGCATCGGCGCCGCGCGCGCCGCGTTCTTCCCGTCGATCTCGCTCACCGGCAACGGTGGCTTCGGCAGCGTCGAACTCGACAACCTCTTCAAAAGCGACTCCTTCATGTGGAGCTTCGCGCCGAGCATAAACGTGCCCATCTTCACCGGCGGAAGGCTCAAGGCCAACCTCGCCGTCACCGAGGCCAACCAGAAAATCATGCTCGCGCAGTATGAGAAAACGATCCAGACGGCCTTCAAGGAAGTGTCCGACGCGCTCGTGGCGCGCACGACCTACGTCGATCAAATTAAGGCGCAGGAATTGCGCGTCGCCTCGGAGCAACGCCGCTACGACCTTTCCGACACCCGCTACAAGCAGGGCGTCGACAGCTACCTCACGGTGCTGACCGCGCAGCAAGGCCTCTTCTCCGCGCAGCAAGGCCTCGTGCAGGCCCGCCTCGCGCAACTGGCCAACTACGTCACGCTCTACAAGTCACTCGGCGGAGGCTGGGTCCAGCAACAGCAACAATAA
- a CDS encoding M20/M25/M40 family metallo-hydrolase — MFNPVEKLKEFIRCASISTDSSAKAGMAAARDLVVDLLKSSGFKVDVVSIPSGVHPVIYAHRGGDESWPHVIVYGHYDVQPADPLNLWESPAFEPEIRGERIYGRGAADNKGPLLVHIAAITKLLEREPDLPLQITFVIEGEEEMGSPSFLPFLEQYKDRLGKADCVILSDTGSPREDQLVVTCGLRGLMLLDLIVTGPKMDLHSGLHGGVLRNPIQALTEVCASLHSPDGRVNVPGFYDDVLPVEQWERDELTKLGQSEEEYREFLGIPAFHPAKDYTPFEATRYGPTLEFNGIGGGYQGEGTKTVIPSKAFVKISCRLVSNQDPVKIRELVYNTIKERMPKDVTFELVNQHDAQAYVVVPPGRSNTPKDQSPVLARAFRATDSAVTEVFGNAPLYLREGGSVPIIADIKRVLGLDSMLLGLFLPEDNLHAPNESFHLGVMEKGILAVEKVYEKIARG; from the coding sequence ATGTTTAATCCTGTTGAAAAACTGAAAGAGTTCATTCGTTGCGCGAGTATTTCCACGGATTCGTCCGCCAAGGCCGGCATGGCGGCGGCGCGCGATCTGGTGGTCGATTTGCTGAAATCGTCCGGTTTCAAGGTCGATGTTGTTTCGATTCCGTCGGGAGTGCATCCTGTCATTTACGCGCACCGCGGCGGCGATGAAAGCTGGCCGCACGTGATTGTTTACGGGCACTACGACGTGCAGCCCGCCGATCCGCTCAACCTGTGGGAGAGTCCGGCGTTTGAGCCGGAGATTCGCGGCGAGCGCATCTACGGGCGCGGCGCGGCGGACAACAAGGGGCCGCTGCTCGTGCACATCGCGGCGATCACAAAACTGCTGGAGCGCGAGCCGGACCTGCCGCTGCAAATCACTTTTGTCATCGAGGGCGAGGAGGAGATGGGCAGCCCGAGTTTCCTGCCGTTCCTTGAGCAATACAAGGACCGCCTCGGCAAGGCCGACTGCGTGATTTTGTCCGACACGGGCAGCCCCCGCGAGGACCAGCTCGTCGTGACGTGCGGATTGCGCGGGTTGATGCTGCTCGACCTGATTGTGACGGGGCCGAAAATGGACCTGCACTCGGGGCTTCACGGCGGTGTATTGAGAAACCCAATACAAGCGCTGACCGAGGTGTGCGCGTCGCTGCACTCGCCCGACGGGCGCGTGAACGTGCCCGGCTTCTACGACGACGTGCTGCCCGTGGAGCAGTGGGAGCGCGACGAGCTGACGAAGCTCGGACAGAGCGAGGAGGAGTATCGCGAGTTTCTCGGCATCCCGGCGTTTCACCCGGCGAAGGATTACACACCGTTCGAGGCCACGCGCTACGGACCCACGCTCGAGTTCAACGGCATCGGCGGCGGTTATCAGGGCGAGGGCACGAAGACTGTTATTCCGAGCAAGGCGTTCGTGAAGATTAGCTGCCGCCTGGTGTCGAATCAGGACCCGGTAAAAATCCGCGAGCTGGTTTACAACACGATCAAGGAGCGCATGCCGAAGGATGTGACGTTTGAGCTGGTCAACCAGCACGACGCGCAGGCCTATGTCGTGGTGCCGCCCGGCCGGAGCAACACGCCGAAGGACCAGTCGCCGGTGCTTGCGCGCGCGTTTCGCGCCACCGACTCGGCGGTGACCGAGGTGTTCGGCAACGCGCCGCTGTATTTGCGCGAGGGCGGCAGCGTGCCGATCATCGCGGACATCAAGCGCGTGCTCGGCCTCGACTCGATGCTGCTCGGCCTGTTTCTGCCCGAGGACAACCTGCACGCGCCGAACGAAAGCTTTCACCTCGGCGTAATGGAGAAGGGCATCCTGGCCGTTGAAAAGGTTTACGAAAAAATCGCGCGCGGATGA
- a CDS encoding FeoA domain-containing protein → MPPETGPSSQPVPSPSRHNAEQELIEDILRVMLECEYQNHAPSGEHLAGVSGIPLQDVLRALGKAREAGLVTVSESGNWTLAPQGREIGLLIMRAHRLTETRLARQSGVKPERWHEIAHEEEHQLSRDEVNRLSDQLDNPRFDPHGDPIPTREGTWPAHKGQSLLAFRPGDCGVIEHVEDEPPALFSRLVEAGVYAGMRFSLLEANAAACRLSVEAREISLPSELATMIRARPPVAADERVPEGARRLSDLTIGKSADVLLLLPGCIGVERSRLLDLGFVPGSRIEYAMQSPFHGPAAFSVRGTLIALRREQAEQVLICPLPETAPAAQN, encoded by the coding sequence ATGCCGCCTGAAACCGGTCCATCATCGCAGCCAGTTCCATCCCCGTCGCGGCACAACGCGGAGCAGGAGTTGATCGAGGACATCCTCCGCGTGATGCTCGAATGCGAATACCAAAATCACGCGCCGTCGGGCGAGCACCTGGCGGGCGTGTCGGGGATTCCTTTGCAGGATGTCTTGCGCGCGCTGGGCAAGGCGCGCGAGGCCGGGCTGGTGACGGTTTCCGAATCGGGCAACTGGACGCTTGCGCCGCAAGGGCGCGAAATTGGCCTGCTCATCATGCGCGCGCACCGGTTGACGGAAACACGGCTTGCCCGCCAATCGGGCGTCAAGCCCGAGCGCTGGCACGAGATTGCGCACGAGGAGGAGCACCAGCTTTCGCGCGACGAGGTCAACCGCCTTTCGGACCAGCTGGACAATCCCCGCTTCGATCCGCACGGCGATCCCATACCGACCCGCGAGGGCACCTGGCCGGCGCACAAGGGGCAGTCGCTGCTCGCGTTTCGCCCGGGCGATTGCGGAGTGATCGAGCACGTCGAGGACGAACCGCCGGCTTTGTTTTCGCGACTGGTTGAGGCGGGCGTTTATGCCGGAATGCGTTTCTCCCTGTTGGAAGCAAACGCCGCCGCCTGCCGGCTTTCCGTCGAGGCGCGAGAGATATCGCTTCCGTCCGAACTCGCCACAATGATTCGCGCGCGCCCGCCGGTTGCCGCGGACGAGCGCGTGCCCGAGGGCGCGCGCCGGCTCTCCGATCTCACCATTGGCAAAAGCGCGGACGTGCTGCTTTTGCTGCCCGGCTGCATCGGCGTGGAGCGCTCGCGGCTGCTCGACCTCGGTTTCGTGCCCGGCAGCCGTATCGAATACGCGATGCAAAGCCCGTTTCACGGTCCGGCGGCGTTCAGTGTGCGCGGCACGTTGATCGCGCTCCGCCGTGAGCAGGCGGAGCAGGTCTTGATTTGTCCGCTGCCCGAAACCGCCCCTGCCGCGCAAAATTAG
- the feoB gene encoding ferrous iron transport protein B — protein MSDACPPSSCSTCPSAPREGLERLGVRIDQWDCVIALAGNPNTGKSTVFNSLTGLRQHTGNWPGKTIARAEGGFSYQGKRYKIVDLPGTYSLRSASPDETVAREFILFGQPDVSVIVADASSLERNLNLVLQVLQITDKAVLCLNLMDEARANNLVIDARRLSADLGIPVVPCAARRGEGIDKLLAEIHAVATGAVVCKPRRLQLDVPGLREALPLIVERLKKTFPALAHPDWIALRLLEGDRSIADLVRNGRIGTLAGDHAATANTGSESAANSPAADNPEGVSIVETALHMRWKLPSNYRDRLTEAIYAESSRIVSRSVARKGASRRVDLQNKLDALLTGPWTGFPIMGLAFAVVLWITISGANYPSELLNTLLLGKIYPFLHDLAHAHLWPWLAGLLIDGVYLAAAWVISVMLPPMAIFFPLFTILEDFGYLPRVAFNLDRLFQRVGAHGKQSLTMAMGYGCNAAGIIAARVIDSPRERLIAIITNNFAICNGRWPAQILIATIFLGALAPAALAGVTATLAVFLIAVLGFALTLLTSWALSRTVLRGEASTFSLELPPYRPPNILRTLYTSLIDRTLFVLWRAIVFAAPAGAVIWLVANVTIGGTSLAGWIVGGLDPLAWFIGLNGVILLAYIIAIPANEIVIPTVLMLTVLLTGHVVPGSEAGVIFETDNASVKTLLTQGGWTLLTGINLMLFSLCHNPCSTTIYTIYKETRSAKWTALATFMPIAIGVALCSLVAFVWRMAAG, from the coding sequence ATGTCCGACGCCTGTCCTCCGTCCTCCTGCTCAACTTGCCCTTCCGCTCCGCGCGAAGGGCTGGAGCGGCTCGGCGTGCGCATCGACCAGTGGGATTGTGTCATCGCGCTCGCGGGAAATCCGAACACCGGCAAGAGCACCGTCTTCAACAGCCTCACGGGATTGCGCCAGCACACCGGCAACTGGCCCGGCAAAACAATCGCGCGCGCCGAGGGCGGTTTTTCCTATCAGGGCAAACGCTACAAAATCGTCGATCTGCCCGGCACGTATTCACTGCGCTCGGCGAGTCCCGACGAAACCGTCGCGCGCGAATTTATTTTGTTCGGCCAGCCCGATGTTTCGGTGATCGTGGCCGACGCATCCTCGCTCGAGCGAAACCTCAATCTCGTTTTGCAGGTGTTGCAGATCACCGACAAGGCCGTGCTCTGCCTGAACCTCATGGACGAGGCGCGCGCCAACAATCTTGTGATCGACGCGCGCCGCCTTTCCGCCGACTTGGGCATTCCCGTCGTGCCGTGCGCGGCGAGGCGAGGGGAGGGGATCGATAAACTGCTCGCCGAAATCCACGCCGTCGCCACGGGCGCGGTGGTGTGCAAACCCCGCCGCCTTCAACTCGATGTGCCCGGCCTCCGCGAGGCGCTTCCGCTCATCGTGGAGCGCTTGAAAAAAACATTTCCCGCGCTCGCGCATCCCGACTGGATTGCGCTGCGCCTGCTCGAGGGCGACCGCTCCATTGCCGACTTGGTGCGAAACGGGCGCATCGGCACGCTCGCCGGCGATCATGCCGCCACCGCGAACACAGGCTCCGAATCCGCCGCCAATTCGCCCGCCGCGGACAATCCCGAGGGCGTGTCGATTGTCGAGACTGCCCTGCACATGCGCTGGAAGCTGCCGTCAAATTATCGCGACCGGCTCACCGAGGCCATTTACGCGGAGTCCTCGCGCATCGTTTCGCGCTCGGTTGCGCGCAAGGGCGCGTCGCGCCGCGTCGATTTGCAAAACAAACTCGACGCGCTCCTCACCGGGCCGTGGACGGGTTTCCCGATCATGGGCCTGGCATTCGCCGTCGTGTTGTGGATCACAATCAGCGGGGCGAATTATCCCAGCGAATTGCTCAACACGCTTCTGCTCGGCAAAATCTATCCATTCCTGCACGACCTGGCGCACGCGCACCTCTGGCCGTGGCTGGCGGGACTGCTGATCGACGGCGTTTACCTCGCCGCCGCGTGGGTGATCAGCGTGATGCTGCCGCCCATGGCGATCTTCTTTCCACTGTTTACAATACTGGAGGATTTTGGCTACCTGCCGCGCGTGGCGTTCAACCTCGACCGGCTTTTCCAGCGAGTCGGCGCGCACGGCAAACAATCGCTCACCATGGCGATGGGCTACGGTTGCAACGCCGCCGGAATCATCGCCGCGCGCGTGATCGACTCGCCGCGCGAACGCCTGATCGCAATCATCACGAACAATTTTGCCATCTGCAACGGACGCTGGCCCGCGCAAATCCTCATCGCCACGATTTTTCTCGGCGCGCTCGCGCCCGCCGCGCTCGCGGGCGTGACGGCGACCCTCGCGGTTTTCCTGATCGCGGTGCTCGGCTTTGCGCTGACGCTGCTCACCTCGTGGGCGCTAAGCCGCACGGTGCTGCGAGGCGAGGCGTCCACGTTCAGCCTGGAACTGCCGCCGTATCGCCCGCCGAATATTTTGCGCACGCTCTACACCTCGCTCATTGACCGCACGCTCTTTGTCCTGTGGCGCGCCATCGTGTTTGCGGCCCCGGCGGGCGCGGTCATCTGGCTTGTCGCCAACGTCACCATCGGCGGCACCAGCCTCGCCGGGTGGATTGTCGGCGGGCTTGATCCGCTCGCGTGGTTCATCGGACTCAACGGCGTCATCCTGCTCGCTTACATTATCGCGATACCCGCCAACGAAATCGTCATCCCGACAGTCCTGATGTTGACGGTGCTGCTGACCGGCCACGTCGTGCCCGGAAGCGAAGCCGGCGTGATTTTTGAAACCGACAACGCCAGTGTGAAAACGCTCCTGACCCAGGGCGGCTGGACGCTCCTCACGGGAATAAACCTGATGCTTTTCAGCCTCTGCCACAACCCCTGCAGCACGACGATCTACACGATCTACAAGGAAACGCGCTCGGCCAAATGGACGGCGCTTGCCACCTTCATGCCCATCGCCATCGGCGTCGCCCTCTGCAGCCTCGTCGCGTTTGTATGGCGCATGGCCGCCGGATGA
- a CDS encoding M48 family metallopeptidase, translating into MSETVKLGEISIQVTRKDIKNVHLSVHPPDGRVTLVTPKTTRLEVARAYAISKLGWIRNQQEKLNRQARETPRQFVERESHYLWGRRHLMTIRHRDAKPSVVLDHKRITLTVRPGSAAAKRSQIIHEWHKSLLHAVVPALIRQWEPRLKVRVAAYFLQRMKTKWGSCNHRAGHIRLNTELVKKPRDLLEYVLVHEMIHLIEPTHSERFISIMETHYPSWREARAELNELPLGAEVWRE; encoded by the coding sequence ATGAGTGAGACGGTCAAACTCGGGGAGATTTCGATTCAGGTGACCCGAAAGGACATCAAGAACGTCCATCTCTCTGTTCATCCGCCCGATGGCCGCGTCACGCTGGTCACTCCGAAAACAACGCGCCTCGAGGTGGCGCGCGCGTATGCGATTTCCAAGCTCGGCTGGATTCGGAACCAACAGGAAAAACTGAACAGACAAGCACGCGAAACACCCCGCCAATTCGTGGAACGGGAAAGCCATTACCTCTGGGGGCGGCGGCATCTGATGACCATCAGACACCGCGACGCCAAACCTTCCGTGGTGCTCGACCACAAACGCATCACCCTGACCGTGCGCCCCGGCAGCGCTGCCGCCAAGCGGTCCCAAATAATCCATGAGTGGCACAAGTCTCTGCTTCATGCCGTGGTTCCTGCGCTTATACGGCAATGGGAACCGAGACTGAAAGTGAGGGTGGCGGCTTACTTTCTCCAACGGATGAAAACCAAATGGGGAAGCTGCAACCACCGTGCCGGGCACATCCGCCTCAACACGGAACTCGTGAAGAAACCCAGAGACCTGCTCGAATACGTGCTTGTCCACGAGATGATTCACCTGATCGAGCCAACCCACAGCGAGCGTTTCATATCCATAATGGAAACACACTACCCCTCTTGGCGCGAAGCGCGGGCGGAATTAAACGAATTGCCGCTTGGTGCGGAAGTGTGGAGGGAATGA